In Scheffersomyces stipitis CBS 6054 chromosome 7, complete sequence, the DNA window CTGCCAGATCAACTAGAATAGTAGGTAGACCCAGGGAAGTATTCGCTTTCAGAAAATAGTTATAGTGAACCATACTTGTATATAGCGCAATGATCGTAACTGAACTGAATTTTGTAGTGGCACTCGTTTGTTTTTGTGTGACAATCTACCAATGTATACGCGTTGaacaaatttgaaaagaaaaaatgAATGCAATGTGTTCAATGTCTCATTtcaatcaagaatttgctCGACAAATAAGGCAAGGTTTGAGATAGCAATCATGGCAATCGACTTCTCTGCGAGCTGGATTCAGGAGAATCCAGCCTATCAACAGTTTGTGAAAGTTGAAGTAACGTACCAAAAGTTCTTGGATCAAGCTGTGCCACATACAACCAATAGATGGATAGGAACAGCCATTTTGCTTtcgttgttcttgttgcGGATATTTGTTTCTCAAGGATGGTATATCATTTGCTATGCTTTAGGTATTTATCTTTTGAACTTGTTTTTGGCGTTTTTGACTCCGAAATTTGATCCTTCTTTAGAGCAAGAGCTTAGAAATGAGTCCATCGAAGAAGGAGTTATAGAAGACGAACCTACCCAAGAGGATGAAGAGTTCAGACCTTTTATAAGAAGATTACCAGAGTTTAAGTTTTGGTATAACGGTACAAGAGCTACAGTTCTTGctttgtttctttccttttggagTATATTCGATATTCCCGTATTCTGGCCCATTTTGTTGATGTATTTCATTATTTTATTCACATTGACAATGAGAAAACAAATTCAGCATATGATCAAGTACAAGTATTTGCCTTTCGATTTTGGCAAGACTCgatacagaagaaattgatttGCAAGAAATAAGAGAAGATTAGCTTCAAAGAGATTGATCTACATGGAAATTCAGAATATCCTAATTGCTAAGAGTATGCCAAtctgaattcttctttcatcCTGCTGTTAAATTTTACTATGTACATATTCAGAACGTTTTAATGTATGTATAATTCAATTAGGTATTACGATTAAAATTTGTATGGACATAATAGAACAAAAACTATATACTTCGCCAATTCTGGTCACGTGATGATAATTTGAACCCTAGAAACAGAATGTTGGCTCGAGGCGCTAATATGATTAGATTTCCGAATATGATTTCTCATCAAATACAATTTCTATATTGGAGATGCGCTGCTAGTACGAGTATGTGATAACTGTAGTTGTCGCAAATACTACGATAGAGCCAACGCAGGCGTATCGTTATTGACTAGCGGTTCAAGGCATTTCTCGTTCTTGCGAAGGTGCTTCGGTCAAAACTCTTCGAATGGATCTTTCTTCGTCGATTGGAGTGTTACAGTCTACCTTGCACTTGCTCGAAATCAAGAGTTTTTATTCATTAGCATTGTTTACTTGCTGAGAGAAATGGGAAAGATCAACTATGTCGCTATCCAGTTTCGGTTTTTCTGGACTCTATGGATGTTGTAAATCATTCTCTGGATTCgttcaacatcaagaaactAATCATTAGTAAAGGCTCTCTTTACTTCAAATGTTGAAACCATTATTCCCTTTTAGGTGGACCTTCAGTATAATAGAGATAGTAGAGAGTATAAAGGTCctcgttcttgaagttaGATAGCTTGAATATTAGCAATGCTAAAGAAGTCGAAAAGTCACCATTCGGTTTATTCGACTTCTCAGCAAACGAAAACGGGATGTATTCAGTCTTAGAATCAAGGTCCAATTTTCATTAGATAGTCTATCCTTACCTCAATTGAAGTTAGTAAACACGTTATGTATGATACAGATGGTCGATCCGGAAATATTTATACCTCACTGTATCTGAATAGTCTTATATAGAATTTTTCATGTCACTCTCTCTCTATGAATTGTAGTGCATCTATGCTAAGTTTTGTAAGGTCCTGCATAATTACTGTACTTTGGTGTCGACTTCAGGATCCGCTTCACCCCTAATTCAAAAAAAGGCTGTACCAAGTGAATCAATTGCACTCATTCAATACATGACAATAGGATAAGACATGAGTCGTGCTGAAGTTGACTTGCAGAATAGCGTCAAGAAGGCGTGCAACAATGATGAAGTTCCTCCAAAAAGAAAGCATGTCAGAGCTTGTATTGTCTACACTTGGGACCACAAGAACTCAAGGGCATTCTGGAATGCTGTAAAGATTCAGCCATTGCAAAGTGACGAAGTTCAATTATTCAAGGCATTGATAATGATTCACAAAGTTTTACAGGAGGGCCATCCAAATACTTTGAAAGACGCCTATCGTAACAGGgactttctttcttccttgtcCTCGGTATTTCCATCCCATGGAACAGCTTATGGGAGATTGATCAATCAGTACGATAGATTCATACTCCAAAAATTGGATTTCCATCGTAACAACCCCGGCTTCAATGGGATTTTTGAATATGAAGAGTATATTTCGTTGAGAGCTGTTAATGATCCCAACGAAGGATTTGAGTCTATTTTCCAATTGATGGACTTACAGGATCTGATCAACGATttgcagaagttgatttttGCCACTATTAACCAAACCCCAAACAATTTGTGCAAGGTAAGTGCATTGGTTCCTTTGATTTCGGAATCTTATGGTATTTACAAATTTTGTACCTCCATGTTGAGAGCCATGTACCAGCAATTGGGTGATGATGAAGCATTGAAGATGCTCTTCGAGAGATTCGATTCGCAACATTTTGTTCTTAGAGACTTTTATACAGATTGTCATGCTATCAAATTTTTGACCAGTTTGATCACGATTCCACGGTTATCAAACAACCCACCTAACTTGCAAGTGACAGATGAGGGAACACCAATTTCAAGACCAAGGTCTGTAAGCACTGAAAACACACCTCAAATTTCGTCTCAGCCAACCTCAAATTTTGAAGCCCCACCAAATCCTCCACCAGCAGTAGATCAGCTTTTTAACCAGCAAACTGGAATCTtattccaacaacaacaggagcaagaaagaattcaaCGTGATTTGGAAATGCAGCgtctacaacaacttgaacagCAACAGTTGCAACAGCGTCTCTTCGAAGAGCAGCAACGTGAACAAGAGAAACGATTTGTTCAGGAACAGCAGGCGttgcaacaacaacaaagccaacaacagcagacTCGAGTATCTGAACTTGAACATGAtttgttgatgttcaaGAATCAGTATGATAATGACCAGCTGTTGTTGCAGCAATATGATGCACGAGTTAAGAATTTGGAAACTGAGTTAATGAATTTTAACAACACGGCAACACAACAGATTGCATCAAAAGACGAAcagatcaagaacttggaagaccAAATCCTAAATTGGACCAAAAAGTATGAGTCCTTGGCAAAATTGTATTCCCAGTTGCGTCAAGAGCATTTGAATTTGTTATCCAAATTTAagaaaattcaacaaaagatCAATAGTGCTCAGGAatcaattttgaaaaaggaaaaattCGAAAAAGACTTGAAAGCAAAAACTGTTGAGTTGGCTGATTTGATTCGTGAACGTGATAGAGCTCGCATGGACTTAGATAGAGTTAGGGCTAGcaaagatcaagaaatcgaaaattTGAATGCTGAACTTAGAGAATTGAACAGTCAAGCTAGTGAATCCGGAAAATTACAGTCGTTGAACCTATCAAACATAATCTCTAAACACGAAACTGAAATGAATCTGTTAAGAAGAGAATTAGCACAAAAGGATTTGAGATTGAAGGATGCAGGTGATTCATTTGAATTGCAAGACCgattgaaagaaaaagatatAGAGTTAGAAATTGCTCAAGAATCATTGAAGTATGCACTTGAAGAGTTATCAATCTCAAAAAATGACAACGAAGACGTCGTCAATGCCGAGATTGATCatattttgttgaagaatatcGATAAACTCCGGA includes these proteins:
- a CDS encoding predicted protein (go_component integral to membrane) translates to MAIDFSASWIQENPAYQQFVKVEVTYQKFLDQAVPHTTNRWIGTAILLSLFLLRIFVSQGWYIICYALGIYLLNLFLAFLTPKFDPSLEQELRNESIEEGVIEDEPTQEDEEFRPFIRRLPEFKFWYNGTRATVLALFLSFWSIFDIPVFWPILLMYFIILFTLTMRKQIQHMIKYKYLPFDFGKTRYRRN
- a CDS encoding structural constituent of cytoskeleton (go_function actin binding; phospholipid binding); its protein translation is MSRAEVDLQNSVKKACNNDEVPPKRKHVRACIVYTWDHKNSRAFWNAVKIQPLQSDEVQLFKALIMIHKVLQEGHPNTLKDAYRNRDFLSSLSSVFPSHGTAYGRLINQYDRFILQKLDFHRNNPGFNGIFEYEEYISLRAVNDPNEGFESIFQLMDLQDSINDLQKLIFATINQTPNNLCKVSALVPLISESYGIYKFCTSMLRAMYQQLGDDEALKMLFERFDSQHFVLRDFYTDCHAIKFLTSLITIPRLSNNPPNLQVTDEGTPISRPRSVSTENTPQISSQPTSNFEAPPNPPPAVDQLFNQQTGILFQQQQEQERIQRDLEMQRLQQLEQQQLQQRLFEEQQREQEKRFVQEQQALQQQQSQQQQTRVSELEHDLLMFKNQYDNDQSLLQQYDARVKNLETELMNFNNTATQQIASKDEQIKNLEDQILNWTKKYESLAKLYSQLRQEHLNLLSKFKKIQQKINSAQESILKKEKFEKDLKAKTVELADLIRERDRARMDLDRVRASKDQEIENLNAELRELNSQASESGKLQSLNLSNIISKHETEMNSLRRELAQKDLRLKDAGDSFELQDRLKEKDIELEIAQESLKYALEELSISKNDNEDVVNAEIDHILLKNIDKLRNLIDIFLENNIKRVQDIKHELSSPMQAGNLNSTPEYLLSIVELCQDTANDFATTFNSFIAEGKQAYDDNDNTYSEIILSSSELTASVNDLMLNSKGITKSIQKSEEDNLLSLVSNTLSSTEKYFRELKSDRLNTFSDDEDRIDSVIDSNLTLQNDLQAIVQFVESLSSNRGISRSGNLEDLLNNEMEHTAQTVDSASKFLDKLLQNPNIHGGNLEVHEALLSAAKAVTLAVTLLISAATESQREIVNKGRGSQSRIEFYKKNSRWTEGLISASKAVAGATNVLIQTADGVLSESNSHEQLIVASNEVAASTAQLVAASRVKANFTSKTQENLEVASSKVSTACKSLVSKVQALLEVEESSQHDVDLSKLTPYEGKTIEMEQQVEILKLENKLNAARKRLGEIRKHGYRDDDSDNE